One genomic segment of Fusobacterium mortiferum ATCC 9817 includes these proteins:
- the hprK gene encoding HPr(Ser) kinase/phosphatase: protein MNTVAITREKVTIRDLKEHLDLDIINEGDLEFQVKYPSIYQIGYELIGFFEVDEELNNYIHIYGRKEARYLSKFSQEERKKIFDEYFKYNFPALIATNESIIFPEMIESAKENNKTLLKSHRRTSATIREAKFFLSKRLGEEQMVDGYIFLDVMGIGVLLTGYEDAKLGVTIELLERGHRLITDNHLMMKRVAENDLEGYNRVDKTIMDSHFFLDNLKDGSKIDVTTLFGIKATRKMKRIDFLIVLEEWNEKKFYDRLGLDEVYEEFLGGKIPKLTIPVRRGRNLAIIIETAALNYRLKMMGVNSAEYFMRESQKLIKSNKKKQGDKCMNNGKVLTVKQLKNQFNLKVLLGEENLDDTVIETTSIHRPSLALAGYVENYKDAAYNGVQIFSKAEFKFLSILPEEVRIKNLENYLQFKLPVLVLTADVEVPEYFYNMVKERNMILCRSSYKKASQMIANFNSYLETHFTPNISVHGVFLELYGFGVLLSGKSGVGKSETALELVHRGHRLIADDLVKFVKDTGGDIVGSAANLPYFMEIRGLGIIDIKTLYGLGAVRINKKLDIVIELKEQESENDYLTAVDYQNGVTEILGNNIPKMTLYISSGRNAAAMVEIAVMNLMATKLGHDPEKLYREGLKRMTEEERKVLGVEGEI from the coding sequence AATAATTATATTCATATCTATGGAAGAAAAGAAGCAAGATATCTTTCTAAATTTTCACAAGAAGAGAGAAAAAAAATATTTGATGAGTATTTTAAATATAATTTTCCAGCGTTGATAGCAACAAATGAGAGTATAATTTTTCCAGAGATGATAGAGAGTGCAAAGGAAAATAATAAAACTCTGTTAAAAAGCCATAGAAGAACGTCTGCAACAATAAGGGAAGCAAAGTTTTTCCTTTCTAAGAGATTAGGAGAGGAACAGATGGTAGATGGTTATATATTCTTAGATGTAATGGGAATAGGAGTATTACTAACTGGATATGAAGATGCAAAATTAGGAGTAACTATTGAACTTTTAGAAAGAGGTCATCGTCTAATAACTGATAACCATCTTATGATGAAAAGAGTGGCAGAAAATGATTTAGAGGGATATAATAGAGTAGATAAAACTATAATGGATAGTCATTTTTTCTTGGATAACTTAAAAGATGGAAGTAAGATAGATGTAACTACTCTCTTTGGAATAAAAGCTACAAGAAAAATGAAAAGAATAGATTTTTTAATTGTTCTTGAGGAGTGGAATGAGAAAAAATTCTATGACAGATTGGGATTAGATGAGGTATATGAAGAATTTTTAGGTGGGAAAATACCGAAGCTTACTATACCAGTAAGAAGAGGAAGAAATCTAGCAATAATAATAGAAACAGCAGCTCTAAATTATAGATTGAAAATGATGGGAGTAAACTCTGCTGAATATTTTATGAGAGAATCTCAAAAGTTAATAAAATCTAATAAGAAAAAGCAAGGTGATAAATGTATGAACAATGGAAAAGTACTTACAGTAAAACAATTAAAAAATCAATTTAATTTAAAAGTTCTTTTAGGAGAAGAGAATCTTGATGATACTGTAATAGAAACGACGAGTATACATAGACCTTCCCTTGCTTTAGCTGGATATGTAGAAAATTATAAAGATGCTGCTTACAATGGAGTACAAATTTTTTCTAAAGCAGAATTTAAATTTTTAAGTATATTACCAGAAGAGGTAAGAATAAAAAACTTAGAAAATTATCTTCAATTTAAACTGCCAGTATTGGTTTTAACAGCAGATGTGGAAGTGCCTGAGTATTTTTATAATATGGTAAAAGAAAGAAATATGATATTGTGTAGAAGTTCATATAAAAAAGCATCTCAAATGATAGCAAATTTTAATAGTTATTTGGAAACACATTTTACCCCAAATATTTCAGTACATGGAGTATTTTTAGAGTTATATGGTTTTGGAGTATTATTAAGTGGAAAAAGTGGAGTAGGGAAAAGTGAAACAGCTCTTGAACTAGTTCATAGAGGTCATAGGTTAATAGCAGATGATTTAGTAAAATTTGTAAAAGATACAGGTGGAGATATAGTTGGAAGTGCTGCAAATCTACCATATTTTATGGAGATAAGAGGATTGGGAATAATAGATATCAAAACTCTATATGGACTTGGTGCTGTAAGAATAAACAAAAAACTCGATATTGTAATTGAACTAAAAGAACAAGAGAGTGAAAATGATTATTTAACAGCAGTGGATTATCAAAATGGTGTAACAGAAATACTAGGAAATAATATTCCTAAGATGACTCTTTATATATCTTCAGGAAGAAATGCTGCAGCTATGGTAGAGATAGCTGTAATGAATCTTATGGCTACTAAACTTGGTCATGATCCAGAAAAATTATATAGAGAAGGTTTGAAAAGAATGACAGAGGAAGAGAGAAAAGTTTTAGGAGTGGAGGGTGAAATTTGA